The sequence below is a genomic window from Scatophagus argus isolate fScaArg1 chromosome 8, fScaArg1.pri, whole genome shotgun sequence.
tgccccctTGCAGAAGCAGAGGCAGTTTGTAATCAGCTGTTAAAGTGGGCTCTGTCCCCATCGCAGCAGTTGAGAGCAGAGCTGCGTGCTGACCAGTGAAAAGCTTACAGGTCCGCTCTGCATACTGACctatacaacaacaacagcagcaatagAGGACTCACAGGATAGATATTCAGACTACAAACTGATTAGCTGGATTTTGTCAGATGTAAGCATGGtggtgtaagtgtgtgtcttttttgtgtgtttggtttgcCTGTTTTCTGACTCCACTGACTGTACTGGAAGAGCAAGTGAAAAAAAGGTAAGACTTGAAGTAGGTGATTTATATCTATCATGGTTGATAAGTGATATCCACTATTTAAATTTCCTTATCTATCTAATGCTACTATTTAACCTTACAGCCATTACAGTTGCCGCTGTGTAAAGTATCACTGATAAAgcgtgaaataaaataatacattcaaGTTCATTCATCTTTTGTTGTCTTACTACATCTTATGCACACTttgttatgattattatttgaGAATTCAtgaactgaatgttttatttctcatatACACTAGTAATATGTCTAGTGAAGTGCAGTGTCACATGACATGAATGATAAAAGTTGGAAATAATAAACTGTAAtgaggtgaaaatgaaaagtgtaTCTATCTTAGAACTCTAGGCTAATAAAATACAATGTGTTAGACACTACCAGGCATATCTGAGGTCAGGAGTTCAACATCCTAATGGCCTGAGGAAAGAGTCTGTCCAGTCTGTCTTGGACTTGAAGCTATCAAGAGATTTGTGGTGGTTTAAGGGTCTATGCAGTCAGTGTAGTTTCTTGTGAAATCTAAATAACTTCAGATTTTCTCGgataaatgacaaattaaatacaCTTTCTATGAGTTTTACATGCACTGTGTGGTTTACACGACTGCGTTGCATACACAATATCTTGCTGAGAAATTAGGTATCAGGTCAACAGGCTGGTAGTTATTGTCCAAAAAAGGCATTTTTACAAATCATAATTACACCATCTTTATTAGGTGCCAAGTAAATGCAAaatttgtgacacatttttaaaaattctatTATGAATATGGTAAAAAGTATTGATTTTTATGATATGTTCATGCTTTTGAAACTGCATCTGAAAATACTGGTCCTGGAATGCAGTTATGGTTAGCATTCTGTTGCATTTTTGTCTTGTAGAAATAAATACACTTCATTGTGGCTATTCTCGGAGTTGGGCTGTGTGAACAGTGTGTTAGTACAATGTGTGATCCGATGATGCTGGACATCCATATTACTTGTAGTTGTTACTAACTGCAACACTTGAAGGTGTGGTGAAAAGTCGATCATCGATGGGGGACACAGTATTTCTAAACATGGGAACAACAGCTTTCCTCGTGTAGCACTCAATAATAGTTGTGTCAGGATGGTCAAGCCCTACTTACTCTCTTGCTGCCAAGCAGCCAACCAATCATGGCATGTATTGTGAATCAGACCCTCAGTTCTCAAAAATTGCAGAAAAGGTTGGACATCGCACCTCCTAAACCAACATCGAAAGGTGTGGGAGACCTCAAAGCCATCcctgggctttttttttatcatagtTAATATAATGTAAATGGAATCCAACTGACTGTTGTGTAATGATATGCTCAGATATGATCTAGAAAAGTCTTTCGTGGTACAATATATTCCAATCAGAATGGACCTTAATAGTAGCCTAGAACCATGTGCGTCCTACCTCTAAGATCAATGACAAAGTATTTGTTTGGTCCCATTCCTGTGTGAGTAAAGATGATTGAGCTGGGCCTCGCCGATGGCAGCCTGATCGATGAGCTGATGGAGCTGACGGCACAGAGCCTCAGCCACCTGGAGATCCAGGAACATTTCAACATCGTCAAGGAGATCGGCCGAGGGAAATACGGCAAAGTGCTGCTGGTCACACATCGCTTCAGGGGTAAGACTGCACTcctttcttgatttttttttctcagaacacaacaaacaataaagatttctttcttttcaaatacCAATTAAAGTCATTATgctcattaaatattttgtatttgctgaTCTCAAGCCcctttttttccagaaaaaaagcaagtaAAGAGATGATGTGTTTTGTAACTCCAGCATTAGTAACAGGAGGAGGTAAAAAGTGGAACAActtgatattttaaaaaagtttctAATGaccactttttaaaattacGCTCTGTGTTGAATTTTTCTAACTGTTACGGGGTGCTGAAATCCAGAAATTTGTCAAGCACTGAGGTTTCCGAATCAAAAATGTACACTTTTCAACTCAGATGAAAGTCTCAAACCCCAGGCAGtcctgagaggaaaaaagcagagTCACAGTGGAGCAATAAGCTAATAGGTGTAGACAAAGGAGAGAACAGAATGCCAAGCATGAGCTGACAAATGGCTGGCTGGGTTGAGTGACCTGAGCAAGAACGTTGCAGAGTAATTACTGCAGCATACAGCGAATACCTGAGTGTATCAGTACACTGAAGTGGTCATAAATATATTTGTAAATATTCATAATTCTTTACAAGGAAAAATAGATGCACATTAAACATGATAACAACAGCACAATTGAAGTATGTATGATCTGCAGGGACTCCTATGGCCTTGAAAGTGATGCCCAAAGCCTCAACTAAGCTGCAGGGTTTTCTGCGAGAGTATTGCATCTCTTTACACTTGTCCTGCCACCCCTGCATCGTGGGCCTCTTTGGCATTGCCTTCCAATCAAATGAGCACTACTGCTTTGCCCAGGAGCTTGTCATTGGAAGGGACCTCTTTGCTGTCATCCAGCCAAAGGTGAGTCAGACATTAGCAAAACAAGAATAAGAGACTAAGACTACAGCCACACCAGCAGGTCTGTATCTGACATTTAGGCACAGTGGTCAGATGAATGCTAATGTGagctaaaatataaaaatttgtTGATCAGCacataaagtaaaaagtactaCAGAAGCTGCTGAGAAACTTGTTGACACatttcaatgaaaaataaaaatggtaaCCTCAcgatgacagaaaaaaaatcagaagatCACCTTGAAAAGAATGAACTGAGACTAAAGACTTAACTGGTGCTCCAAAGAAGTCCGCAAGCATCTACACCTGTCCATGTACACAGTTCAAGTAGAAGTAGTTGGGGGCTCATGTGGACCTTCTGCGGGCTTGGTAAAAACTGTATATGTCCTCATTTTTGCATTCTGGcatgtttggatgtttgttttaacaacacaaaaggCCCTAACCCTCGTTTGTCTCATTATTTTAGGTGGGTATCCCGGAATCTTCAGTAAAACGTTGTGTCCTCCAGATCGCCAGCGCTTTGGAGTTCATCCACAGCCATGGCCTAGTCCATCGTGATGTCAAGCCTGAAAACATCCTCCTGTTGGACAATCACTGTTGCCAGGTCAAGCTGGCAGATTTTGGGCTGGCCCAGAAGAGAGGCACTCTGATACGCTTCATCACCGGAACTCTGCCCTACATGGCCCCAGAGCTTTGTACCATGGCCCTTCTGGAGGGCCAGAAAGAAGTGACTGCTCCGCCACTTAGTGTGGAGCCAAGCCTGGACACCTGGGCCTTTGGGGTGGTTATCTTCTGTATCCTTACAGGCTATTTCCCATGGGAGTGCTGCATGGAATCAGATGACTTTTATCTGGAGTTTGCAGACTGGTGCAGAATGGAGGAGCGTCAAGACATTGTGGAGGACATTCCTTCTTTGTGGAAAAGATTCACTCCGGAGGCCATGGAGATGTTTAGTAAGCTCCTGGCTCTGGATGCAGGAAAAAGGTGTACGGTGGGGGAAGTGAGAGCGTATGTGGAGAAGGACTGGCTTAAGAAGACACATGGTATTGGGcaggagaaagcagaaaaagtgAATGGCTCTGAGAATAATCCTGGGCATGCTGAGATGGAGGAACAGCCTAATACTTAGATCGCACATAAAAGCTATGGCTTCATCATACAGcatgtaaaatatacagtatagaAAGCAAATCATTGGTGCCTGGTATCAGGTATGTGATTTGCCGTGATTTCTCATATGACATTTACATGTGAGTGACACATTATTTTAGACTTGTGTCATGCAGTCAGTTTGTAAGACCATTTGATAGCAACATAAACGCAGCCCACGTACGCTGAAGTGAACAAATACTCACATCCTTTTTAAGTCCTGGATTCAAAATTTTGCTTacttgaaaatgacagaaaaaaaaaacaactttcacaGTGAACACACTCATTACATATGATATTATTCGATTGTATTGCTAAATGACACTAAatagtattttaaaaaataaagctgattgcAACTACTATATACTTGCACCACTTGTGTGTAATAATATCAACTTCTGCATTGTTAAGTCAGGCCCTGTCTTATACGGAGTGCATCATATGTTATAGACAATAATGTTTTAACCAGTGTTGTAGTAAACTCCAACAACATATAGCAAAGCATTTGGCTCCAACTAAGACCATTCAGGAGTACTTTTCAGCATAAATCAGTTatatacaaaatgttttgttactGTCTGTGTTTCAAGACATAACTGTGATCTGCATGCAGCACATGCTTGTTTACTGCCTTATGTCTTCTTGAGTGCAAAAGTTGTTATTCTGAACTACTGGGTGTGCCGCTATTGCTGCACAACCTAATAAATGTTGTTTAGAGTGTGTCTAGTGGATTTTATAGAGACTAGTGTTTATAGAGATAATTTTCATATACAGTATTAACTTTGATACATAGACTGTATAATTTCACATCTTTTCTGTGTGGGATTACCATATTCTCCCAGTTACTTGGAGGACAACCAATGTAGTCATAAATCATTGATAACCTTTGCCCTAATCTGCAAAACCTGATACAAATGCTGGATGCTGGATTAGATTTTGCACATGTCAAAGCTTTCCCATTTATTAACTTCTTGTTACATTGgaatatttgtgttgttttatgtcAAACTCAGTATACCCACCTATTTATGATTTCTTAATGATTGTTGTATTATTCTCCATCATGAATATATGGTCATGCTGTGAGAGCATgcagatggaaaataaaacagaaataaaataaaaataatttttttccttgACCACATGTCTTATTACCTGTGTCAAACCTGTGTGTCAAATCTCTTGTTTCCTCAGTCTCTCTTCTTTCACTGACCTTCTTCAGCCCCTTTGCACTGAATGATCTCTGCTACAGTAGGCTCTGCACTGATGGATGTCCCGCTTTTTTGTTCAGATGTACAGGCCACCACAGGTGTTTTCACAACGCATCGCCTCTGAAGAAGCAGGCCTGGGGCCTAAACCCGCTTCGCTCCCTCATGCTTTACAGCATATTTAGGGCATTGCACTATCCAGGGTCATCTTTCAGCTGACCTGAAATGACAGGCCTGTCATACAGCCACAGTAAATCCAACCACAAAGCCTGTGTTGGCATTTGACTCACCAGCTATCTGTGATGTCGTTTTTATGGATATCTCAGCTTACAAAAAGACTTgaaaacagcttctttttttatttcttactgcttgggttttatttgatttgttttgcttttttttgtttgttttgttttgtttgttttttgtttttttgcatatgATTGAAAGATtgcttttctgttaaatttcacagtttcacagtacAAACTCTTAATGGTAGACTGAACAGATAAGCAAAGTAGAACTTCTAAGAAACTGCATCTACATGAGAATCATaaatcatatcatcatcatttccttCCCCTGCCAAATAAAGATCATTTTGTGCTGTCATGAAAGGCAATGTGTGGGCTTTATCTCTTATCTTGTCTACATGGGTCTCGTGTTTCTGAGTACTTAACCATCACATTAGTACATCAGCATGCACAGTGACAGATAGATGCATGCATCCTGGAGAGGGCCATTCCTGACCATTTTGCTTTTAGATTTACCAAGAGACAGCTGCACAGAAATATATCACAAATTATGATATAAGTAATTTACTCATGCTTGATAAATCAGTTTGATCAGTTTAACCAGTTActtttgggttgccaggttttGAAAGATCTCTCTGGCTGGTGTTTAATCTACTTCAGGTCCTAATTTGTATATTTAGCTCTTCAGTTCAAAACACATTCAATGGAGATTGCAGAGTGCAGAATTTTTATACGCGGAGCTTCATAA
It includes:
- the si:dkey-8e10.3 gene encoding serine/threonine-protein kinase SBK1 yields the protein MIELGLADGSLIDELMELTAQSLSHLEIQEHFNIVKEIGRGKYGKVLLVTHRFRGTPMALKVMPKASTKLQGFLREYCISLHLSCHPCIVGLFGIAFQSNEHYCFAQELVIGRDLFAVIQPKVGIPESSVKRCVLQIASALEFIHSHGLVHRDVKPENILLLDNHCCQVKLADFGLAQKRGTLIRFITGTLPYMAPELCTMALLEGQKEVTAPPLSVEPSLDTWAFGVVIFCILTGYFPWECCMESDDFYLEFADWCRMEERQDIVEDIPSLWKRFTPEAMEMFSKLLALDAGKRCTVGEVRAYVEKDWLKKTHGIGQEKAEKVNGSENNPGHAEMEEQPNT